A genomic segment from Bradyrhizobium diazoefficiens USDA 110 encodes:
- a CDS encoding DegT/DnrJ/EryC1/StrS family aminotransferase produces the protein MNEKGIISTPMSQPDITEGDIDLVAQVLRSGRLSIGAYIEEFEKRVRDYVGTRYAVAVASGTAGLHLCMRLAGVKEGSEVVTSPFSFVASANCILYEHGTPVFVDIDEDSFNIDADAIDAAVNDRTVAILPIHVFGRPARMDQICRTADRRGLAVIEDACEAIGAEFDGRKVGAFGRASVFAFYPNKQMTTGEGGIVTTDDPQWDRELRALRNHGRAGDEWLQHHQLGFNYRLNELSAALGLSQISRLDDLLDRRAAVAAAYNDRLARIVSVKPLSAAANTTRMSWFVYIVRLDARLSRDNIASRLAERGIPTRNYFPPIHLQPYFAERYGYQRGQFPVTERVAASTLALPFHTNMPEQAVDHVCRALQMAIDQETRRSA, from the coding sequence ATGAATGAGAAAGGCATTATCAGCACGCCGATGTCGCAGCCCGATATCACCGAGGGCGATATCGATCTCGTCGCACAGGTGCTGCGAAGCGGCCGGCTCAGCATCGGAGCCTATATCGAAGAGTTCGAGAAGCGCGTACGCGACTATGTTGGCACGCGATATGCCGTCGCGGTCGCCAGCGGCACGGCTGGCCTGCACCTGTGCATGCGGCTTGCCGGCGTGAAGGAGGGCTCGGAAGTCGTCACGTCACCCTTCAGCTTCGTCGCCTCAGCCAATTGCATCCTCTACGAGCACGGAACGCCGGTGTTTGTCGACATCGACGAAGACAGTTTCAATATCGATGCGGATGCGATCGACGCGGCGGTGAACGACCGGACGGTCGCAATCCTTCCGATTCATGTCTTCGGCCGTCCCGCGCGCATGGACCAGATCTGCCGCACCGCCGACCGGCGCGGGCTTGCCGTGATTGAAGACGCCTGCGAAGCGATCGGCGCGGAGTTCGACGGCCGCAAGGTCGGCGCGTTTGGGCGCGCATCCGTCTTCGCTTTCTATCCCAACAAGCAGATGACCACCGGCGAGGGCGGCATCGTAACCACCGACGATCCGCAATGGGATCGCGAGCTGCGAGCCTTGCGCAATCACGGACGCGCCGGCGACGAATGGCTGCAACATCATCAGTTGGGGTTCAACTACCGCCTCAATGAACTCAGTGCCGCGCTGGGTCTCTCGCAGATCTCGCGCCTCGACGACCTCTTGGACCGGCGAGCTGCGGTGGCAGCGGCTTACAACGATCGCCTGGCGCGCATCGTGAGCGTCAAGCCACTCAGTGCGGCTGCGAACACCACGCGGATGAGTTGGTTCGTGTACATCGTGCGGTTGGATGCTCGCCTGTCGCGCGACAATATCGCGTCGCGGCTTGCGGAACGCGGGATTCCGACGCGAAATTATTTCCCGCCGATCCATCTTCAGCCGTACTTCGCCGAGCGTTACGGCTACCAACGCGGCCAGTTTCCTGTGACCGAGCGGGTCGCCGCCAGCACGCTGGCTCTCCCCTTCCACACCAACATGCCGGAGCAGGCGGTCGACCACGTCTGTCGCGCGCTTCAAATGGCGATCGACCAGGAAACCCGTCGTTCAGCCTAG
- a CDS encoding ABC transporter ATP-binding protein, with product MLDGLRGKPLVTLEKVSVSFPIYQGGSRSLKKHLLFHGTGGQLASDANERIVVEALRDVSLSIAAGERIALVGANGAGKTTLLRVMAGVYEPTLGIATSCGRISPIFDIAVGIDGDLSGYDNIRLRGMLLGLSAGEIESYIPDIADFTELGDYLDVPVRTYSSGMMTRLTFAVATCFSPEILLMDEWIMAGDASFLAKAQRRIESFVERANILVLASHNLDICRKWCTKAVWMERGRIRAAGEIDAVLQEMQLDLARQSS from the coding sequence ATGCTTGACGGCCTTCGGGGCAAGCCGCTCGTGACGCTGGAGAAGGTCAGCGTGTCCTTCCCGATCTACCAGGGTGGATCTCGTTCGCTGAAGAAGCACCTGCTGTTCCACGGAACCGGAGGGCAGCTCGCCAGCGATGCGAACGAGCGGATCGTCGTCGAGGCGTTGAGAGACGTCTCCCTGTCGATCGCCGCAGGCGAACGCATTGCGCTCGTCGGCGCCAACGGCGCCGGCAAGACCACCCTGTTACGCGTGATGGCCGGCGTCTATGAGCCGACGCTGGGGATCGCGACGTCGTGCGGTCGCATATCGCCGATCTTCGATATCGCTGTCGGAATCGACGGCGATCTGAGCGGCTACGATAACATCCGCCTGCGCGGCATGCTGCTGGGGCTGAGTGCCGGCGAGATCGAATCCTATATCCCCGATATCGCCGATTTCACCGAGCTCGGAGACTATCTGGACGTTCCCGTGCGAACCTATTCCTCGGGCATGATGACGCGCCTGACCTTCGCCGTCGCCACCTGCTTCTCGCCCGAAATCCTCCTGATGGATGAGTGGATTATGGCGGGAGATGCGAGCTTTCTCGCGAAGGCGCAACGCCGGATCGAATCCTTTGTCGAGCGTGCCAACATCCTGGTGCTGGCCTCCCACAATCTCGACATCTGCCGGAAATGGTGCACCAAAGCCGTGTGGATGGAGCGGGGCCGTATTCGAGCGGCGGGTGAGATCGACGCTGTGCTGCAAGAGATGCAGCTCGACCTTGCGCGGCAGTCCTCCTAG